From Astatotilapia calliptera chromosome 19, fAstCal1.2, whole genome shotgun sequence, a single genomic window includes:
- the LOC113011566 gene encoding B2 bradykinin receptor-like, whose protein sequence is MTGNQSNASEEHCFVDNDFILAPVYVICLLAIIFNVFVLMVFCLHKKACTVTEIYLSNLTGTQLLLVCCLPFWVDDARFSNDWPFSESLCKLIPAVIRMCTCCNIYFLVLASLDCYVALVHPLFHELMSRPFYAKLGCLFVWSFGLVFALPIFIYSKVKLNPQSNITECMDDYTSLDQYLLYEVRNILFNFIIPAIIILFCSVRIITILRKKRMGFLKPQRTEQKTTTLILAVVLSCLICRVIFCMKILVVENTDIQKCHIMLEIINLVCVYLSFFDTVLNPILNIIIGKSFRNRTKEFFKQ, encoded by the coding sequence ATGACTGGAAACCAAAGCAACGCAAGTGAAGAGCATTGTTTTGTTGACAATGACTTCATTCTGGCTCCAGTTTATGTCATCTGCCTGCTTGCAATCatctttaatgtgtttgtgctgatggtTTTCTGCCTCCACAAGAAGGCCTGCACTGTGACTGAGATCTACTTGAGCAACTTGACTGGAACTCAGCTTCTTCTGGTGTGCTGTTTGCCCTTCTGGGTTGATGATGCAAGATTCAGCAATGACTGGCCTTTTAGTGAAAGCCTGTGCAAGCTGATACCAGCTGTTATAAGAATGTGTACATGTTGCAATATTTACTTTCTTGTTCTGGCTAGCTTAGATTGTTATGTGGCACTGGTGCACCCACTTTTCCACGAGTTGATGAGCAGGCCATTTTATGCCAAACTGGGatgtctgtttgtgtggagttttGGTTTGGTCTTTGCTCTCCCCATATTCATCTACAGTAAGGTAAAATTGAACCCTCAGTCAAATATTACTGAATGTATGGACGACTACACTTCACTAGATCAATATCTGCTGTATGAGGTGAGAAACATATTATTCAACTTTATCATCCCTGCTATCattattttgttctgttctgtcaGAATTATTacaattctgagaaaaaagcgAATGGGGTTTTTAAAACCACAGAGAACAGAGCAGAAGACCACAACTCTCATCCTGGCAGTTGTACTGTCATGCCTGATCTGCAGGGTGATATTCTGCATGAAAATACTTGTGGTCGAAAACACTGACATTCAGAAATGTCACATCATGCTGGAAATCATCAATTTGGTCTGTGTGTACTTAAGCTTCTTTGACACTGTCCTTAACCCCATTCTCAACATCATCATTGGAAAAAGCTTCCGGAACAGGACAAAGGAATTCTTCAAGCAGTGA
- the LOC113011569 gene encoding B2 bradykinin receptor-like: protein MSGNQSNTSEDHCDYIFVDNNNIIIAMAPVYVISVLGFIFNAFVLMVFCLHKKACTVTEIYLSNLTGTQLLLVCCLPFWVDDARANYDWPFSESLCKLIPAVIRMSTCCNIYFLVLAILDCYVALVHPLFHELMSRPFYAKLGCLFVWSFGLVFALPIFIIIKLEFNPQSNTTECTLDSTSLDQYLLYEVRDIIFNFIIPVVIISFCAVRIIQILRKKRMGFLKPERTEQKTTTLILAVVLSYLICWVPVHVASLLVLLKCHIILVIIQEVSMYLLFFNSVLIPILHVIIGKSFQNRTKEFFKQ, encoded by the coding sequence ATGTCCGGAAACCAAAGCAACACAAGTGAAGACCATTGTGATTACATCTTTGTTGACAATAATAACATAATCATCGCTATGGCTCCGGTTTATGTCATCAGTGTGCTTGGATTCATCTTTAATGCCTTTGTGCTGATGGTTTTCTGCCTCCACAAGAAGGCCTGCACTGTGACTGAGATCTACTTGAGCAACTTGACTGGAACTCAGCTTCTTCTGGTGTGCTGTTTGCCCTTCTGGGTTGATGATGCAAGAGCCAACTATGACTGGCCTTTTAGTGAAAGCCTGTGCAAGCTGATACCAGCTGTTATAAGAATGAGTACATGTTGCAATATCTACTTTCTTGTTCTGGCTATCTTAGATTGTTATGTGGCACTGGTGCACCCACTTTTCCACGAGTTGATGAGCAGGCCATTTTATGCTAAACTGGGatgtctgtttgtgtggagttttGGTTTGGTCTTTGCTCTCCCCATATTCATCATCATTAAGTTAGAATTCAACCCTCAGTCAAATACAACTGAATGTACACTCGACTCCACTTCACTAGATCAATATCTGCTGTATGAGGTGAGAGACATAATATTCAACTTTATCATCCCTGTTGTCATTATTTCGTTCTGCGCTGTCAGAATTATtcaaattctgagaaaaaagcgAATGGGGTTTTTAAAACCTGAGAGAACAGAGCAGAAGACCACGACTCTCATCCTGGCAGTTGTACTGTCATACCTTATCTGCTGGGTGCCAGTCCACGTGGCATCGTTACTAGTGTTGCTGAAATGTCACATCATACTTGTAATCATCCAAGAGGTCTCCATGTACTTACTCTTCTTCAACAGTGTCCTTATCCCCATTCTCCACGTCATTATTGGGAAAAGCTTCCAGAACAGGACAAAGGAATTCTTCAAGCAGTGA